Proteins co-encoded in one Bubalus bubalis isolate 160015118507 breed Murrah chromosome 7, NDDB_SH_1, whole genome shotgun sequence genomic window:
- the PYURF gene encoding protein preY, mitochondrial isoform X2, giving the protein MLSGVCARLASALRGTRAPPSAVALRCLHASSSRQSADKSDRTEKPPRAFDQALLEFLVCPLSKKPLRYEASTNELINEELGIAYPIIDGIPNMIPQAARMTHQNKKQEEVEQH; this is encoded by the exons ATGCTGAGTGGAGTGTGCGCCCGGCTCGCGTCAGCGCTGCGAGGGACACGCGCGCCGCCGTCCGCGGTCGCCCTGAGGTGTCTGCACGCGTCCAGCTCGCGGCAGTCCGCGGACAAGAGCGATAGGACGGAGAAACCGCCCCGCGCCTTCGACCAGGCCTTGCTGGAGTTCCTGGTGTGTCCGCTCTCCAAGAAGCCGCTCAG ataTGAAGCATCGACAAATGAATTGATTAATGAAGAGTTAGGAATAGCCTATCCAATTATTGATGGGATTCCTAATATGATACCACAGGCAGCTAGGATGACACATCAAAATAAGAAGCAAGAAGAAGTGGAGCAGCATTAG
- the PIGY gene encoding phosphatidylinositol N-acetylglucosaminyltransferase subunit Y produces the protein MFLSLPTLTVLIPLVSLAGLFYSASVEEDFPQGCTRTTSLCFYSLLLPITIPVYVFFHLWTWMGIKLFRHN, from the coding sequence ATGTTTCTGTCTCTTCCTACGCTGACTGTCCTGATTCCACTGGTATCTTTAGCAGGACTGTTTTACTCAGCCTCTGTGGAAGAAGACTTCCCTCAAGGCTGCACTCGCACCACCAGTCTGTGCTTTTACAGTCTGCTCTTGCCGATTACCATACCTGTTTATGTGTTCTTCCACCTTTGGACTTGGATGGGTATTAAACTCTTCAGGCATAATTAA